A DNA window from Bacteroides cellulosilyticus contains the following coding sequences:
- a CDS encoding GH92 family glycosyl hydrolase translates to MKSCTMFKCVVSISLILLFLFVGKNAQAKDLVKYANTLQGTDSNFGLSWGNTYPTTALPYPMHAWSAQTGKNGNGWKYQYASTTIRGFQQTHQCSPWMGDYNVFSIMPVINRLEVDENKRASAFSHNNEIAKPHYYRVKFDNGVVTEMSPTTRCAHLRFSFPYSQKAYLVLDGYTNMSSVKIDVEKRRITGYVNNGKWAPESFKAFFVVQFDKPFVSCGTWENRQNTIKEGNVADEGKGVGAYIEFSKGVKVEARVTSSYISVEQAELTLNTELGRFTCLEDTKRNAFQEWNNLFNRILVEGGSEEQKATFYSCLFRANLFSHKFYEEKSDGSPYYYSPYDGKIHTGYMYTDNGFWDTFRSQFPLTNILHPTMQGRYMNALLDAQEQCGWLPSWSFPSETGGMLGNHAISLLADAWAKGIRTFNPKRALKAYVHEAMNKGPWGGANGRQGWKEYYQLGFVSYPESMGATSQTLEYAYDDFCGYLIAEAAADDFYRDIFGRNMFNYRNVYDPSVGFMRGRKINGDWSEFDPYEWGGPYCEGNAWHYLWSVFHDVQGLIDLLGGDDKFVAKMDSVFSVPNIIKYGTYKTKIHEMLEMELGNMGQYAQGNQPIQHMIYLYNYAGAPWKTQYWIRQVMDRLYNSTEKGYPGDEDQGGMSSWYVLSALGIYSVCPGTDQYVLGSPLFEKATITLENGNEFVIEAKNNSNKNVYIRSTTLNGKTYTKNYITYQDIIEGGTLFLEMDDKPNMYRGIGQGDRPFSVSTSNK, encoded by the coding sequence ATGAAAAGTTGTACTATGTTTAAATGCGTTGTTTCTATTTCTTTAATACTGCTTTTTTTGTTTGTGGGAAAGAATGCTCAGGCAAAAGATCTGGTGAAATATGCTAATACATTACAAGGAACAGATTCTAATTTTGGATTGAGTTGGGGAAATACATATCCGACAACGGCACTGCCTTATCCCATGCATGCTTGGTCAGCGCAGACCGGAAAGAATGGTAATGGATGGAAATACCAGTATGCGTCAACTACCATCAGGGGATTTCAGCAGACACATCAATGCAGTCCATGGATGGGAGATTATAATGTCTTTTCTATAATGCCCGTGATTAATCGATTGGAGGTAGATGAAAATAAGCGGGCATCTGCTTTCAGTCATAACAATGAAATAGCAAAACCACATTACTATCGTGTAAAGTTTGATAATGGTGTGGTAACAGAGATGTCTCCTACGACACGATGTGCCCATTTGCGTTTTTCTTTTCCCTATTCACAAAAGGCCTATCTCGTGTTGGATGGGTATACCAATATGAGTAGTGTCAAGATTGATGTGGAGAAACGCCGTATTACTGGGTATGTAAACAATGGGAAATGGGCGCCTGAATCCTTCAAAGCCTTTTTTGTTGTTCAGTTTGATAAACCGTTTGTTTCTTGTGGTACTTGGGAGAATAGACAGAATACAATAAAAGAAGGAAATGTTGCAGATGAAGGAAAGGGAGTGGGAGCATATATTGAATTTTCCAAAGGGGTAAAGGTGGAAGCTCGCGTGACTTCTTCTTATATAAGCGTAGAGCAAGCCGAACTTACCTTGAATACTGAATTAGGAAGATTTACGTGTTTGGAAGATACCAAACGTAATGCTTTTCAAGAATGGAACAATCTGTTTAACCGTATCCTGGTAGAGGGGGGCAGTGAGGAACAAAAAGCCACATTCTATTCCTGTCTGTTTAGAGCCAACTTGTTTTCTCATAAATTTTATGAAGAAAAGAGTGATGGAAGTCCTTACTACTATAGTCCGTATGACGGAAAAATACATACTGGCTATATGTATACGGACAATGGTTTCTGGGATACGTTTCGTTCACAATTTCCTTTAACTAACATCTTGCACCCTACCATGCAAGGACGCTATATGAATGCTTTGCTTGATGCTCAGGAACAATGTGGTTGGTTACCCTCTTGGTCGTTTCCATCTGAAACGGGAGGTATGTTGGGCAATCATGCCATCTCCCTGCTTGCAGATGCTTGGGCGAAAGGTATTCGTACTTTCAATCCCAAACGGGCATTGAAAGCTTATGTACACGAGGCTATGAATAAAGGCCCGTGGGGAGGAGCCAATGGACGTCAGGGTTGGAAAGAATACTATCAGTTGGGTTTCGTATCTTATCCGGAATCTATGGGGGCTACTTCCCAAACTTTAGAATATGCTTATGATGATTTTTGTGGCTATTTGATAGCGGAGGCTGCTGCTGATGATTTTTATCGTGATATTTTTGGTAGGAATATGTTCAATTATAGAAACGTATATGACCCTTCCGTTGGCTTTATGCGTGGAAGAAAGATTAATGGCGATTGGAGTGAGTTTGACCCCTATGAGTGGGGAGGTCCCTATTGTGAGGGGAATGCTTGGCACTATTTATGGTCCGTATTTCATGATGTGCAAGGTTTGATAGACTTGCTGGGAGGCGATGATAAATTTGTGGCAAAAATGGATTCTGTATTTTCTGTTCCCAATATCATTAAATATGGAACTTATAAGACTAAAATTCATGAGATGTTGGAAATGGAATTAGGGAATATGGGGCAGTATGCCCAGGGAAACCAACCTATCCAGCATATGATATATTTGTACAATTATGCTGGTGCTCCTTGGAAAACTCAATATTGGATAAGGCAGGTGATGGATCGTTTGTATAATAGCACGGAGAAAGGCTATCCTGGGGATGAAGATCAGGGTGGAATGTCGTCTTGGTACGTATTAAGTGCTTTGGGAATATATAGTGTATGTCCGGGAACAGACCAATATGTTTTAGGAAGCCCTCTGTTTGAAAAGGCGACTATAACTCTGGAGAATGGTAACGAATTTGTGATTGAAGCCAAAAACAACAGCAACAAGAATGTGTATATCCGTTCTACCACTCTGAATGGGAAAACTTATACGAAAAACTACATTACTTACCAAGACATAATTGAGGGAGGTACTTTATTTCTGGAAATGGATGATAAACCCAATATGTACAGAGGTATAGGTCAGGGAGACAGGCCTTTCTCGGTAAGCACGAGCAATAAGTGA
- a CDS encoding SGNH/GDSL hydrolase family protein encodes MKKWRLYVLCILLGCMKMQAQTLPMPFQKGDRVVFLGNSITEGGHYHSYIWLYYVTRFPESRMQMYSAGTGGDASWNMLERLEEDVYGKKPTVVTASFGMNDSGYSEYLKDDVEKFVSSQLLRVDTAFRKMQDIMLAHKDTKVILVGGPPYDEKWQNDKNKPLPGKNETMSRIVEMQKKAASRNGWAFVDFFSSIEAVNKDRQTKNPAFTLTQGDRVHPDNHGNMLMAYFFLKSQGLADKPVANVCINAATRKVLNTENCYVSKLKQDNGIALAFNYLAKSLPYPLDTVPRGWGKKHSQFEASEYIPIIEELNQEILQVKGLQPGNYMLKIDGHFIATFDAGALGSGINMAVLYNTPQYQQAVKVMHLNEERWNIEKRFREYAWTEFRILKQKGMLFQDNLAAMDTLRTSVHENIFLAGHLDNFSKMMYPEIREAWQDGMDLLVNRMYELAQPVVHRIELVKETETCQ; translated from the coding sequence ATGAAAAAATGGAGATTGTATGTCTTGTGTATTTTGTTGGGTTGTATGAAGATGCAGGCACAAACGTTGCCTATGCCCTTTCAAAAGGGCGATAGGGTGGTGTTTTTGGGGAACAGTATTACCGAAGGAGGTCATTATCATTCTTACATTTGGCTTTACTATGTTACCCGTTTCCCTGAATCGCGTATGCAGATGTATAGCGCAGGTACTGGAGGTGATGCCTCTTGGAATATGCTGGAACGTCTTGAAGAGGATGTTTATGGTAAGAAGCCTACGGTAGTTACCGCTTCTTTCGGAATGAACGATAGTGGTTATAGTGAATATTTGAAAGACGATGTGGAGAAGTTTGTTTCCAGTCAGTTGTTACGCGTAGATACCGCATTCAGGAAGATGCAGGACATCATGTTGGCGCATAAAGATACCAAGGTGATTTTAGTAGGTGGGCCACCTTATGATGAAAAGTGGCAGAATGATAAGAATAAGCCACTTCCCGGTAAGAATGAAACGATGAGCAGAATTGTGGAGATGCAAAAGAAAGCCGCAAGCAGGAACGGATGGGCTTTTGTTGATTTTTTTAGCTCGATTGAGGCGGTTAATAAGGATCGGCAAACAAAGAATCCGGCTTTTACTTTGACTCAAGGGGATCGTGTTCATCCGGATAATCATGGTAACATGCTGATGGCTTATTTTTTTCTGAAGTCACAAGGTTTGGCTGATAAACCGGTAGCGAATGTCTGCATCAATGCTGCTACGCGAAAGGTGTTGAATACAGAAAATTGCTATGTTAGTAAACTAAAGCAAGACAATGGAATTGCATTGGCATTCAATTATTTGGCAAAGTCTTTACCTTATCCACTTGACACAGTGCCGCGTGGCTGGGGAAAAAAGCATTCACAATTTGAAGCTTCCGAATATATTCCCATTATCGAGGAATTGAACCAAGAAATATTACAAGTGAAAGGACTGCAGCCAGGGAACTATATGTTGAAGATAGACGGACATTTTATAGCAACTTTTGATGCCGGTGCTTTGGGGAGTGGCATCAACATGGCTGTACTTTATAATACTCCTCAGTATCAGCAGGCTGTAAAGGTGATGCATCTCAATGAGGAACGTTGGAACATAGAGAAACGTTTTCGAGAATATGCCTGGACGGAATTTCGTATTTTGAAACAAAAAGGTATGTTGTTTCAAGATAATCTAGCTGCAATGGATACTTTGCGCACCAGTGTGCATGAGAATATTTTTTTGGCGGGGCATCTGGATAACTTTTCCAAAATGATGTATCCTGAAATCCGGGAGGCATGGCAAGACGGGATGGACTTATTGGTAAATCGTATGTATGAACTGGCGCAGCCCGTGGTACATCGGATAGAACTGGTGAAGGAAACAGAAACTTGCCAATAA
- a CDS encoding sialate O-acetylesterase, with product MPIRIWGNADAKEIVNVTLNGISQSATTDKSGKWEIVLPALEAGGPFTVQVKGKENEILFDNVMIGDVWLCSGQSNMEFSLKGSTNARKTIRHSDNKHIRLFTVPKNIQTAARGDLPEGNWEECNPLTTPDFSAVAYYFGEALQKEVDVPVGLINSSWGGTDIETWTSWESAMANPVYMVHEGKSLEQAIGYSTRDLERYHQALRTKDKGMTERWYAADRDISDLKTCELPSAWDGELANEDGIVWFYKDVVLPQSVSGLSALLSLGSIDDRDVTFVNGIKVGGTNNCFFGRRYTLNPGVLKPGRNRITVKVIDMGVKGGFTGKPKDLFLEVGGERYSLVGKWHYKPSVLTSHYGLGNLGSGPNAFSSLLYNGMIAPLVGYNLKGVIWYQGENNTNRAYAYRNLFPLMIKDWRRQWGYDFPFIWVQLANFMAVDTQPKESEWAELREAQNMALSLPVTGQVVITDLGEAGDIHPKNKKDVGQRLAANALQVAYGRDSIASGPLYRSMELVPGKIILSFANMGKGLQAKGNKYGYLNGFAIAGDDRKFVWAKAYIEGDKVVVFNEALKRPVAVRYGWGNNPDDMNLINSAGYLASPFRTDSWSGVTQPTLYK from the coding sequence ATGCCTATTCGTATATGGGGGAATGCTGATGCCAAAGAAATTGTAAATGTAACCTTAAACGGCATTTCGCAATCGGCTACAACAGATAAATCAGGGAAGTGGGAAATCGTTTTGCCGGCATTGGAAGCAGGGGGGCCTTTTACGGTACAGGTAAAAGGCAAAGAGAACGAAATCTTATTTGATAATGTTATGATTGGCGATGTATGGTTGTGCAGTGGACAATCGAATATGGAATTTTCTCTGAAAGGTTCCACTAATGCTCGTAAGACCATCCGGCATTCGGATAATAAGCATATACGTTTGTTTACCGTACCTAAAAACATACAGACGGCTGCGAGAGGTGATTTGCCCGAAGGAAATTGGGAAGAATGCAATCCTCTTACCACTCCTGATTTTTCAGCGGTGGCTTATTATTTCGGTGAAGCACTTCAGAAAGAGGTGGATGTGCCGGTCGGCTTGATCAATTCCTCGTGGGGAGGGACCGATATTGAGACATGGACGAGCTGGGAATCTGCCATGGCTAATCCCGTATATATGGTGCATGAGGGAAAAAGTCTGGAACAGGCGATAGGCTACTCCACCCGTGATTTGGAACGTTACCACCAGGCTCTGCGTACGAAAGACAAAGGTATGACAGAGCGTTGGTATGCTGCTGATCGCGATATATCGGACTTAAAAACTTGTGAATTACCTTCTGCCTGGGATGGCGAATTGGCTAATGAGGATGGTATCGTGTGGTTTTATAAGGACGTAGTGTTACCACAGTCCGTATCCGGACTTTCAGCCTTGCTTTCATTGGGTTCTATAGACGATAGAGATGTGACATTTGTGAATGGAATAAAGGTGGGGGGTACAAACAATTGCTTTTTCGGTCGTAGGTATACTCTGAACCCCGGTGTATTGAAGCCAGGCAGAAACCGTATTACCGTAAAAGTGATAGATATGGGAGTGAAAGGTGGTTTTACAGGGAAACCGAAAGATTTATTTCTCGAAGTGGGTGGTGAGCGTTACTCATTGGTTGGAAAGTGGCATTATAAGCCCTCAGTTCTTACTTCGCACTACGGATTAGGGAATCTGGGTAGTGGCCCAAATGCTTTTTCTTCTTTGTTGTATAATGGTATGATAGCTCCGCTGGTGGGATATAACCTCAAGGGAGTCATCTGGTATCAAGGGGAGAACAATACAAATCGCGCCTACGCCTACCGTAATTTGTTTCCTTTAATGATAAAAGATTGGAGGAGACAATGGGGTTACGATTTCCCTTTCATTTGGGTACAGTTGGCAAACTTCATGGCGGTGGATACACAACCGAAAGAGAGTGAATGGGCGGAATTGCGTGAGGCGCAGAATATGGCTCTGTCTTTGCCTGTTACCGGACAAGTAGTGATAACCGATCTTGGTGAAGCAGGAGATATCCATCCTAAGAATAAAAAAGATGTAGGGCAACGTTTGGCGGCCAATGCTTTGCAAGTGGCTTATGGTAGAGATAGCATTGCTTCCGGGCCGCTGTATCGTTCAATGGAGTTGGTCCCAGGAAAGATAATTCTTTCTTTTGCCAATATGGGCAAGGGGTTACAAGCCAAAGGCAATAAATATGGCTACCTCAATGGTTTTGCCATAGCCGGTGATGACCGTAAATTTGTTTGGGCAAAGGCCTATATCGAAGGTGATAAGGTGGTTGTGTTCAATGAAGCTCTGAAGCGTCCGGTGGCTGTGCGCTATGGATGGGGAAATAATCCGGATGATATGAATCTGATAAATAGTGCTGGTTATCTGGCTTCTCCTTTTCGCACGGATAGTTGGTCGGGGGTGACACAACCCACTCTCTATAAATGA